ATATGAACGAGCCCATAACCGACGCTGTGAGAGGCATAGTTGACGGTCATATTGCTTTGACGAGAGAGCTGGCATCGCTCAATCACTTCCCTGCAATAGACGTTCTGGGCAGCATAAGCAGGGTAATGCCCGAAATAGTTTCGAGTTCTCACCTCGAGAGTGCGGGACGCTTCCGCAGCCTGTTGGCGGTTTACCGAGAGGCTAAGGATCTCGTCGATATTGGAGCTTATCGCCGCGGAGCCAACCCGCGCATCGACGAGGCCTTGGAATTGATAGACGGTTGCAACGCGTTTCTTCAGCAGGGGGTTTGGGAAAAAGCCAGTTTTAACGACACCGTATTGGAACTGGAACAGGTTGTAACTGGGCAAAGGCAGGTGCGTTAAATGAAGCGGTTCCGTTATCGTCTCCAGACCAAGCTGAACGTGGTTTCGAGAGAAGAAAGTATGGCCAAGGCGGAACTGGCCCGGCGCCAGCGGGAGTACCTGAAGCAAGTCCGATTATTACGAGCTTGGGAGCAAGAGTTGGAGTCGACGTACGACCGGTTGCGGAGCAAAGACGGTGCCGTAACCACTGTTCATGAGATCATTTCGGTCAAAGAATATGTGCCGGTACTCAGAGATAGGATCCGCTGGCAAAGGACAAAGGTAGAAAAGGCGCAGGAGGAAGTGAACCGGGCTCGAGAACGGTTGTACGAGATCATGAAAGAAAGAAAGGCTCTAGAAAAACTTAAAGACAGACGATGGAAAGAGTATTTGGTGGAGTTTCGCAAGCAAGAGCAGTTGGTTTTGGATGAGGTAGCGATGACCAGGTTTTGGCGGGGGCGGACAGAGGGAAGCAAAAAGTAAGAATTAAGAATGCAGAATTAAGAATTCAGAATGAAAAATGAAGAATGAAGAAGTGAGAAGTGAGAATTAAGAATTGAGAATTGAGAATTGAGAAGTAGCGGTGGTTTGGGGCTTGGATGAGGGGAAGGGTACAGCGCGACCCGTTTCCCGGTTTTAGTTGGGTAGGGGTGAAGCAACGGGTGAGCATATCAAGAAAAGTTTTACTTTTGGTCATATCCCTTGCCTTACTGGCGGGAGCTTGGTGCTCTCTGATTTACTTAGGAGTGCTGTCAGCTCCTGCTTTTTTCAAAGACATTCCTGTGGTCAATCGTTTGGTTGACACAAGTGATGTGACTACAAGTAAGTCATCGCCAGTAGAGCAGGAAAAACGCCAGTTGCTGGAAAGAATTAAGTCTTTACAGGGGAAGATGACCAAGCTTGAACAACAGGTTCGTGAGAAAGAAACCGAACTGCAGCAGGCTAAGAGTACCCTGGCGAGGGTTAACAAGCAGGTAGAAGAACTGAAGAACGCTAACCTCACGAGCCAAGGGCAGGACGAGGTTTTTAAAGAATTGGCCGGTTATTATTCTTCGATCAAGCCTAAGGATTCGGCCAAGGTTTTCGAACAACTCGATGACGAAACGGTAATAGGCATACTGCAGCACATGGACAGCGAACAAGTGGGGAAGATACTGGCTGCTATGTCTCCAGAACGCGCTGCCCTGATCACCAAGAAAATGCTGGCAGTGGAAACGCCTGGAACGACCTGATATACTCTGTGCCATCTGAAGCCGGCGCAATCTTATCTATTTGCGACTACCGGCTGTCAGATAGATACTTCTGCTAGAAAATGCTCAGGAAGGAGGTGATGGAATTGGAGACAGGGAGCGCATCCGCATTCTTCTTGGCCTCCAAGCAGGCCCGGCTCGTTGCTGAAGGCGAGGTAAGGCCTAACAACCCGGCTCCGGCCACTGCAGAAAATGGCAAGACCGCATTCGCCTTGTTGTTGAAACAAGCCTGTCAGGGCCACCAGGGGAAAGAAGCCTCTGATCCCGAGGGTGGTGCTTTGGGGCAGGAAACAGACAAAGGCCAGAACGCGGGCCTGGCAAGCGACGGCGTGACAGCGAGCCTGGGAGCAGAAGGCGGGGTGACCCCGTTTGTGGTTGAGTTTCTGGGGGATAACGTCACTAACAAGGCCCAAGGAGCAGACGGAAACGCTTTGGTTTTGCTGGCCAGTGGCATGGCGGTTATGCCTGAGATTGCTTCGGCGGGGTTAATCCTTTTCACAGCGCCACAGAACAGCGAGCGAGGCGATCTCTCGGGGCTGCAGGCTCCTGAGGGAGACGTGAGGGGGCCGAGTTCGTACCCGACAGTTGTTGCTTTCGATGGGGCCGGGGTTATCAACGCAGACGGTTTACCTGTTACGCCAGGCAACGGAACAGGGATTTTGCCCGCTGTTGCCGACGAAACCCCTCAGATACTTTTGGTCGAAGGGCCCCAGGTGGTTTCAGTGGACAAGGGGGGCGGGAAAGGGCGGCTTTCTGGCGACACGAATCCGCCAGTGCCGGATGGTGTTACGGTCAGCCCTCAAGCGGATACCAAAGGAACGCCCCAGATACGGGGTTTTCTAGAGTCAGCATCGCAACAACCGGTAAACGTCAAAGACCTGATTCTCGCAGAGACCTGCCGGGCTAAAGGACTGAAAGAGCCTCAACTGATGCAAGAACCGAACACGAATACCGACAATACTATCCCGACCTTACCTTCTGACAGTATGATGCTTGCCGGTAAGCCTACGGATATTCAGGGGCTTTCTAAGGAGATTGGAGCAAAGAATCCGGTGCCGTTCGAAAAGCTGGTAGACCAGGTGGTGCGAAAACTTGACGTTTTACTCACACCGGAACGGTCTGAGGTCGAGATGGTGCTCAAACCAGAAATTCTGGGCAAGCTCACCATCAAACTGAGTTTGGAGAACCACCAAGTGACAGCGCGTTTTATGGCAGAAAACCAGCAAGTCAAGCAGGCATTGGAAGTTAACCTCCCGCAGTTGAAGGCGGCTCTCGAAGCCGGGGGCCTGAAGCTGGACCGGGCAGAAGTCGGCCTTTATTATCAAGGAGGGCAGGATTTCCAGGGACAGTCGGGATTTCACCAGCAAAGAGCTCCGACCGCAAAGTGGGGATACGAGGGGGTAGGTGCTGGTCTGACAGTGGATGAGGTACAAGAAGAACAAATATCTCATTATCCTGGGGTTGAAGGGTCAAGCGTTGGGGTCTTGGATTACGTGGTTTAGGGGGTGAAGCGATGCCAGTTTCTGGAGTGACCAGTAGTGAAAGTTCCACTGCCATAACGAGCGCGGCGAAGTCTCAAATACTGGGCAAAGATGATTTCTTCAAGCTCTTGATTACGGAACTCAAGTACCAGGATCCCCTCGAACCCATGAAAGACAGAGAATTCATAGCCCAGATGGCCAGCTTCAGTTCGCTGGAGCAGATGTACAACATGAACACCAACCTGCAGAGCCTGTCTACAGCCTTGAACAGCTACGTTTCGACGTTGAGTAGCAACTTGTCGTGGCAAGAGGCCCTAGCCTTGCTTGGACAAGAGATCGAATTCGAGACCGCGGCAGGGACGGCTTGCGGGAGGGTCGAGTCTATAGTCTTAAAAGACGGGGTTCCCTATTTGACCGTAAACGGGGAACAGGTAAGTCTTGCCCAGGTAACTTCGGTGCACTGGAGTAGTAATTCAGACGAAGCGACAACAGCACCAGCTAGTACGGGTAGTAGCCAAGACGGTACAGAGGAGGACGAGGCCCAGTGACTTCCAGGATAATGTTTCCTGAAGCCGCAAGTCTTCCGGTAAAATCGCCGGGCAAGGCAACAGCAGCCCAGGAAAACCAGGCTTCATTTGCCGAGATATTAAATCACAAGCTGCAGTCGCCACCGCTGCGGTTTTCTAACCATGCCCAGCAGAGACTGAAGTCACGAAACATTCAGCTTACATCAGGTGAGATAGAAAAACTTGAGGCTGCGGTACAGAAAGCCCGGGAGAAAGGGGCACGGGAGTCTCTCATCCTTTTTGACAAATTAGCCCTAGTGGTAAGCGTCAAAAACAATACGGTCATAACCGCCGTCGATGGCGAGAACATGAAGGAGAACGTTTTTACGAATATCGACAGCGCGGTTATAGTTTAGGGCTGGACCTCCAGAGAGGAAGCCCTGCTGGCGCTGAACGACTGAGGCGCTGAAAATACAGCAAAGGAGGTCGAATGCCGATGATGCGGTCCATGTATGCTGGGGTGTCGGGTCTTCGTACCCACCAGCTGCGGATGGATGTGATAGGCAACAACATAGCTAATGTTAATACGGTTGGATACAAGAAAAGCCGGGCCATTTTCAAAGATGCTTTCTACCAGGCTATCCGTGGTGGTTCAGCGCCGACCGGGGCCAGAGGCGGAACCAACCCGCAGGCTATCGGCTTGGGGGTACAACTGTCGAGCGTCGACGTGATAGCGACTCCCGGCAGTGCTCAAACCACGGGCAAGAATACTGACCTCGCCATCGACGGTAACGGGTATTTCATCCTGGAAAGCGGGGGCGAGCGCTATTACACCAGGGCTGGAGCTTTTGATTTCGATGTCCTCGGTAACTACGTGGCTTCGGGCGGGTTGCATGTCATGGGGTACATGCCTTCGAAGGACGACAGCGGGAACTGGATCACGGACTCGAGCGGGAAACGCAAGATCGATATCACTACCGGACTGGTTCCAATCGATATCTCAGCTCTCCAGAGCACGGAACCGAAAGCCACAACCCTGATACGGTTTTCCGGGAACTTCGATTCGACCCTGGAACCCGAATACGTTTGGGACGAAACCTCGAGTAGCTTTGTCGACAATCCAGACGGGGCCGATTCCAAGATTACTTCTAAGGAATTCTACGATACCCTCGGCAATAAAAGGGTCCAGTATTTCAAGTTTGAGAAGGTCATGGAAAGAGACAATGTGGATATCGGCAATGGCGAGACTATGAACGGGAGCATATGGCGGGTCCGTGCGAGCTCCGATCCCGACTGTCCCAATCCGACTGCCAGCGACTCCAAGAGCGAGGACTACTACTTGTTTTTCGATGAAAAAGGAAAGCTGATCCGGGCAAAACACGATAACGGCACGACCGGGGCAAGCTCTTCGGACTGGCAAGAACCGGATGTTACGGCTATGACGTTTGCTGCAACCGATGATCCAAGCAGTCAAAGTATCACTATCCATTATGTAAACAATGGGGTGCCGACTCAACAGCCCATTACCCTGAATTTCTCATACCTTACCCAGTATAACGCTACTTTTACCGGTTGGGCTGAGTATCAGGACGGTTACACCAAGGGTGATTTAAGAAGCATAACTATCGACCAGAACGGGGTTATCCTAGGGGTTTACTCCAACGGAATCACAGACAACCTGGCCAGAGTAGCCTTGGCCGTTTTTCAGAACCCGGCGGGCCTCTTGGCTAAGGGCGGCAACCTGTTCCAGGTGTCCAACAACTCTGGCGACCCCAAGGTCGGAGCCCCCGGCGAGGAAGCTATGGGTGCCATACTCCCGGGTTCTTTAGAAATGTCCAATGTTGACCTCTCAGAGGAATTCACCGACATGATAGTTACCCAGAGGGGTTTTCAAGCCAATTCCCGAATCATAACCACTTCTGATGAAATGCTGCAGGAACTGGTGAACCTCAAGCGGTAGGATATGACTCGGAGGCGGCGGGCTGGCGCCCGCCGGCCCTGAGTTACCTGCAAGGCTAGAACGGGGAAGGGGAGAGAGTCATGCTGAGGCTAACCCGTTTGAATGGAGAGAAGATCATTTTAAATCCGGAGATGGTGGAATACCTTGAGGAGACCCCTGATACGGTAATTACCTTGACTACGGGTAAAAAGTTGGTTGTGCGTGAATCTGTATCCAGAATTAGCGAAGAAATGATACGATATAAAAGGAGAATATTCGCCAACCTGAAGCTTTGAGCGACATTTACCAGTTGTTATTATTCAGCATCATTGTAACTGGGAGGTTAGAGGCAGGTGGCAGAGGAAAAGAACAACGGCGACAGCAAAGAAAAGAGTTCGAAGTCACGACTTGATCTGCAGATAATCGTGGTAGGTTTGGTAGTATTCCTGATGTGCATGGGCGGGGCTTACTTTATGATCCGCAGTCTTTTGGCTCCGCTGTTGCCCCAGGAAGAG
The sequence above is drawn from the Syntrophothermus lipocalidus DSM 12680 genome and encodes:
- a CDS encoding flagellar hook protein FlgE is translated as MMRSMYAGVSGLRTHQLRMDVIGNNIANVNTVGYKKSRAIFKDAFYQAIRGGSAPTGARGGTNPQAIGLGVQLSSVDVIATPGSAQTTGKNTDLAIDGNGYFILESGGERYYTRAGAFDFDVLGNYVASGGLHVMGYMPSKDDSGNWITDSSGKRKIDITTGLVPIDISALQSTEPKATTLIRFSGNFDSTLEPEYVWDETSSSFVDNPDGADSKITSKEFYDTLGNKRVQYFKFEKVMERDNVDIGNGETMNGSIWRVRASSDPDCPNPTASDSKSEDYYLFFDEKGKLIRAKHDNGTTGASSSDWQEPDVTAMTFAATDDPSSQSITIHYVNNGVPTQQPITLNFSYLTQYNATFTGWAEYQDGYTKGDLRSITIDQNGVILGVYSNGITDNLARVALAVFQNPAGLLAKGGNLFQVSNNSGDPKVGAPGEEAMGAILPGSLEMSNVDLSEEFTDMIVTQRGFQANSRIITTSDEMLQELVNLKR
- a CDS encoding MotE family protein; translated protein: MRGRVQRDPFPGFSWVGVKQRVSISRKVLLLVISLALLAGAWCSLIYLGVLSAPAFFKDIPVVNRLVDTSDVTTSKSSPVEQEKRQLLERIKSLQGKMTKLEQQVREKETELQQAKSTLARVNKQVEELKNANLTSQGQDEVFKELAGYYSSIKPKDSAKVFEQLDDETVIGILQHMDSEQVGKILAAMSPERAALITKKMLAVETPGTT
- the fliJ gene encoding flagellar export protein FliJ, giving the protein MKRFRYRLQTKLNVVSREESMAKAELARRQREYLKQVRLLRAWEQELESTYDRLRSKDGAVTTVHEIISVKEYVPVLRDRIRWQRTKVEKAQEEVNRARERLYEIMKERKALEKLKDRRWKEYLVEFRKQEQLVLDEVAMTRFWRGRTEGSKK
- a CDS encoding TIGR02530 family flagellar biosynthesis protein, whose product is MTSRIMFPEAASLPVKSPGKATAAQENQASFAEILNHKLQSPPLRFSNHAQQRLKSRNIQLTSGEIEKLEAAVQKAREKGARESLILFDKLALVVSVKNNTVITAVDGENMKENVFTNIDSAVIV
- a CDS encoding flagellar hook-length control protein FliK translates to METGSASAFFLASKQARLVAEGEVRPNNPAPATAENGKTAFALLLKQACQGHQGKEASDPEGGALGQETDKGQNAGLASDGVTASLGAEGGVTPFVVEFLGDNVTNKAQGADGNALVLLASGMAVMPEIASAGLILFTAPQNSERGDLSGLQAPEGDVRGPSSYPTVVAFDGAGVINADGLPVTPGNGTGILPAVADETPQILLVEGPQVVSVDKGGGKGRLSGDTNPPVPDGVTVSPQADTKGTPQIRGFLESASQQPVNVKDLILAETCRAKGLKEPQLMQEPNTNTDNTIPTLPSDSMMLAGKPTDIQGLSKEIGAKNPVPFEKLVDQVVRKLDVLLTPERSEVEMVLKPEILGKLTIKLSLENHQVTARFMAENQQVKQALEVNLPQLKAALEAGGLKLDRAEVGLYYQGGQDFQGQSGFHQQRAPTAKWGYEGVGAGLTVDEVQEEQISHYPGVEGSSVGVLDYVV
- a CDS encoding flagellar hook capping FlgD N-terminal domain-containing protein, whose translation is MPVSGVTSSESSTAITSAAKSQILGKDDFFKLLITELKYQDPLEPMKDREFIAQMASFSSLEQMYNMNTNLQSLSTALNSYVSTLSSNLSWQEALALLGQEIEFETAAGTACGRVESIVLKDGVPYLTVNGEQVSLAQVTSVHWSSNSDEATTAPASTGSSQDGTEEDEAQ
- a CDS encoding flagellar FlbD family protein yields the protein MLRLTRLNGEKIILNPEMVEYLEETPDTVITLTTGKKLVVRESVSRISEEMIRYKRRIFANLKL